The Streptomyces achromogenes genome window below encodes:
- a CDS encoding metalloregulator ArsR/SmtB family transcription factor: MDALLSALADPARWRLVALLAERPRSVGVLAQLAGARQPQTTKHLQALERAGVVTSQRTGQRRVYALQPIPLRDLATALNRLADAADEAGTRETYDRYGLDLDAERSAAQEPGWADGRSFAFRRSLAARPDTVWRHLTEDSLAARWWAPDGLRVSELVFEARPGGRIVLEYREDEDADDSAAVVGRARGAVEEVRPAERLAYRLSPFLPDGGLAFTGHLVFDLRPATNGTDLEVLYRITDSTVESADFVAGIEIGFGQSLDRLAALVAAAPHTTEFTEHDPDTRSTT, encoded by the coding sequence ATGGACGCACTTCTCTCCGCGCTGGCCGACCCGGCCCGCTGGCGGCTCGTGGCACTGCTGGCCGAGCGGCCCCGCTCGGTCGGGGTCCTGGCCCAGCTCGCCGGGGCGCGGCAGCCGCAGACGACCAAGCATCTGCAGGCCCTCGAGCGTGCCGGTGTCGTGACCTCCCAGCGCACCGGCCAGCGCCGCGTCTACGCCCTCCAGCCCATTCCTCTGCGAGACCTCGCCACGGCTCTCAACCGGCTAGCCGACGCCGCCGACGAGGCCGGCACGCGCGAGACCTACGACCGCTACGGGCTCGACCTGGACGCCGAACGATCAGCAGCGCAGGAGCCCGGCTGGGCCGACGGCCGCTCGTTCGCCTTCCGGCGGTCACTGGCCGCGCGACCCGATACGGTCTGGCGGCACCTGACCGAGGACTCGCTGGCCGCTCGCTGGTGGGCGCCGGACGGCCTGCGTGTCTCGGAGCTCGTGTTCGAGGCCCGGCCGGGCGGGCGGATCGTCCTGGAGTACCGGGAGGACGAGGACGCCGACGACTCCGCCGCGGTCGTCGGACGCGCCCGGGGCGCCGTCGAGGAGGTCCGGCCCGCCGAACGCCTGGCCTACCGGCTCTCCCCCTTCCTGCCCGACGGCGGCCTCGCCTTCACCGGCCATCTCGTCTTCGATCTCCGGCCTGCCACAAACGGCACCGACCTCGAAGTCCTCTACCGGATCACCGACAGCACCGTCGAGTCCGCAGACTTCGTCGCCGGCATCGAGATCGGCTTCGGCCAGTCCCTCGACCGGCTCGCCGCCCTCGTGGCAGCCGCTCCCCACACCACCGAATTCACCGAGCACGACCCTGACACAAGGAGCACGACATGA
- a CDS encoding DsbA family protein, which produces MVRKGWGGVGVCAAAVLMLVGCGQRHARYGPDLASAEELPEKLDADCTTLTVGDPETPVTVHLHEDPRCPYCEEFETAGGGPQLREAMLDRRVGAEYTLASFLDDRVGGTGSKKAVNALRAALEEGKFVEYHEVLYANQPEESTDGHTDAYLLQLAGKVKGLGGPEFDAAVRSMKYRGFVTDSQKAYERAGGAREPEAPVNPPR; this is translated from the coding sequence ATGGTGCGTAAGGGGTGGGGGGGGGTTGGGGTGTGCGCGGCCGCAGTGCTGATGTTGGTGGGGTGTGGGCAGCGACATGCGCGGTACGGGCCTGACCTCGCGAGCGCAGAGGAACTGCCGGAGAAACTCGATGCGGACTGCACCACCCTCACGGTCGGCGATCCCGAGACGCCGGTGACCGTGCACCTGCATGAGGATCCCCGCTGTCCGTACTGCGAGGAGTTCGAGACCGCCGGCGGCGGTCCGCAACTGCGGGAAGCGATGCTCGACCGCAGGGTCGGAGCCGAGTACACCCTCGCTTCCTTCCTGGACGACCGGGTCGGCGGCACCGGGTCGAAGAAGGCGGTCAACGCGCTGCGGGCCGCGCTGGAGGAAGGCAAGTTCGTGGAGTACCACGAGGTGCTTTACGCCAACCAGCCCGAGGAGAGCACCGACGGCCACACGGATGCCTACCTGCTTCAACTGGCCGGCAAGGTCAAGGGTCTGGGCGGCCCGGAGTTCGATGCGGCTGTGAGGTCCATGAAGTACCGCGGCTTCGTTACCGACTCCCAGAAAGCCTACGAGAGGGCCGGGGGAGCACGGGAGCCCGAGGCCCCGGTAAACCCACCGCGCTGA